In the genome of Anabaena cylindrica PCC 7122, the window ATTTTGGTAGGATTAGAGCGTTATGCTCTTTGGCTACTAGCGCATTACAGACACCAATAATTTAATTATTTGATTTATTTTCTATACTCTATTTCTTTTAATTAAAAGTTAACCACCATAATTTATGATAGAGTTACTAAACTAATACCAGAGATTAATATTTTTCGTGTGGATTAGACAAACAAGAAGAGGCTTTTTAGCTTTTATCTTATTTAGTGTCCTGATTATTCTTTTACTCCTACTTAACCCTATGATATTCACAGGCAAACGACCAGACAATTTAGGCGTTCGAGATGGTAAGTTAGCACCCTGTCCCCCCAGTCCTAACTGTGTTTCCAGTCAAGCATCAGATCCACTCCATCAAATTGCACCTCTGAGTTTTACATCAAACCCAGAGCAAGCATTATCTAAACTAAAAGGTATTATTCAATCTTTACCTAGAACCAAGTTGATTACTGAAAC includes:
- a CDS encoding DUF1499 domain-containing protein encodes the protein MIFTGKRPDNLGVRDGKLAPCPPSPNCVSSQASDPLHQIAPLSFTSNPEQALSKLKGIIQSLPRTKLITETEDYLYAEFKSGLMGFVDDVEFYLDHNSNIIHMRSASRLGYGDLGVNRQRIETIRSKFN